A portion of the Amia ocellicauda isolate fAmiCal2 chromosome 22, fAmiCal2.hap1, whole genome shotgun sequence genome contains these proteins:
- the sbds gene encoding ribosome maturation protein SBDS — MSIFTPTNQIRLTNVAVVRMKKGGKRFEIACYKNKVMSWRSGAEKDLDEVLQTSSVFINVSKGQVAKKEDLSKAFGTEDLTEICKQILSKGELQVSDKERHSQLEQMFRDIATIVAEKCVNPETKRPYTVNLIERAMKDIHYSVKANKNTKQQALEVIRQLKESMQIQRAHMRLRFLLPAKEGKRLKEKLKPLLKVIESEDFDEQLEMVCLIDPGCFREIDELIRCETKGKGSVEVLSLKDVEEGEEKLE, encoded by the exons ATGTCCATCTTTACACCGACCAACCAGATCCGGCTGACCAACGTGGCGGTGGTCCGGATGAAAAAGGGAGGGAAGAGGTTTGAGATCGCTTGCTACAAAAACAAAGTCATGAGCTGGAGATCTGGGGC GGAGAAGGATCTGGACGAGGTTCTGCAGACCAGCAGCGTCTTCATAAACGTGTCCAAGGGTCAGGTGGCCAAGAAGGAGGACTTGTCGAAGGCCTTTGGGACGGAGGACCTGACGGAAATCTGCAAACAA ATTTTGTCCAAAGGGGAGCTGCAGGTGTCGGACAAGGAGCGGCACAGCCAGCTGGAGCAGATGTTCAGAGACATCGCCACCATCGTAGCGGAGAAGTGTGTGAACCCTGAGACCAAGCGGCCGTACACCGTGAACCTGATCGAGAGGGCAATGAAGGACATCCACTACTCGGTCAAGGCCAACAAGAACACCAAGCAGCAG GCCCTGGAGGTGATCCGCCAGCTCAAGGAGTCCATGCAGATCCAGAGAGCCCACATGAGGCTGCGCTTCCTCCTGCCCGCCAAGGAGGGCAAGAGGCTGAAGGAGAAGCTGAAGCCCCTTCTCAAGGTGATCGAGAGCGAGGACTTCGACGAGCAGCTGGAAATG GTGTGTCTGATTGACCCCGGCTGCTTCCGCGAGATTGACGAGTTGATCCGCTGCGAGACGAAGGGGAAGGGATCGGTCGAGGTGCTCAGTCTGAAGGACGTGGAGGAAGGCGAGGAGAAGCTGGAGTAG
- the nf2b gene encoding NF2, moesin-ezrin-radixin like (MERLIN) tumor suppressor b isoform X1: MSILGLKKKQPKTFKVKVITMDADMEFSCEVKWKGKDLFDLVCRTVGLRETWFFGLRYTVKDTYAWLKPEKKVLDQEVPKEYPITFHFLAKFFPEKVEEELVQEITQHLFFLQVKKQILDEEIFCSPEASVLLASYAVQAKYGDYDPNFHKPGFLGQDELLPKRVLMQYQMTPDMWEEKITAWYAEHRGIARDEAEMDYLKIAQDLEMYGVSYFSITQNKKDTELLLGVDAQGLHIYNPNSKLNPNKSFPWSGIRNISYSEKEFTIKPLDKKKEVFKFYSSQLRVNKLILQLCIGNHDLFMRRRKVDSIEVQQMKAQAKEEKARKKMERQILAREKQMREEAERAKEEMERRLFQLQDEARLANEALIRSEETADLLAEKAQIAEEEAKLLAHKAAEAEQERQRLEVTTLKTKEEKRLMEQKMREAELLAVKLVEESERRSKEADHLKQDLSEAKDAERRAKQKLLEITKTTYPLIAAYSSPPAPPDGGDLNPETGSMRSDFKDTDMKRLSMEIERERLEYMEKSRHLQDQLKELKSEIESLKLEEQQGVFPLRGEARAYPEPAYLPHATRNSAYMDQMSYLEEV; the protein is encoded by the exons atgtccattcTGGGCCTGAAGAAGAAACAGCCAAAGACTTTTAAAGTCAAAGTGATCACTATGGACGCAGATATGGAGTTCAGCTGCGAG gtgaagTGGAAAGGCAAGGAtttgtttgatctggtgtgccgCACTGTTGGACTAAGGGAGACCTGGTTCTTTGGGCTTCGGTACACCGTGAAGGACACGTATGCCTGGCTGAAACCAGAGAAGAAG GTTCTGGACCAAGAGGTTCCGAAGGAGTATCCGATCACCTTCCACTTCCTGGCCAAGTTTTTCCCAGAGAAGGTGGAGGAGGAGCTTGTGCAGGAAATCACACAACACCTCTTCTTCCTgcag GTGAAAAAGCAGATATTGGATGAGGAAATCTTCTGCTCACCCGAGGCATCTGTGCTTCTGGCGTCCTACGCGGTTCAGGCCAAG TACGGAGATTATGACCCGAATTTTCACAAGCCGGGGTTCCTGGGACAAGATGAGCTGCTGCCTAAACGA GTTTTGATGCAGTATCAGATGACACCAGACATGTGGGAGGAGAAGATAACCGCTTGGTATGCAGAGCACAGAGGGATTGCCAG gGATGAAGCTGAAatggattatttaaaaatagcacAAGATCTGGAGATGTACGGAGTCAGTTACTTCTCAATCACa CAAAACAAGAAAGACACAGAGCTGCTGCTGGGAGTGGACGCCCAGGGCCTCCACATCTACAACCCCAACAGCAAACTGAACCCCAACAAGTCCTTCCCCTGGAGCGGCATCAGGAACATATCCTACAGTGAGAAGGAG TTCACGATTAAACCCCTGGACAAGAAGAAGGAGGTGTTCAAATTTTACTCCTCACAACTCCGAGTCAACAAACTG ATCTTGCAGCTGTGCATCGGAAACCACGACTTGTTCATGAGGAGGAGGAAGGTGGACTCCATCGAGGTCCAGCAGATGAAGGCCCAGGCCAAGGAGGAGAAGGCCAGGAAGAAG ATGGAGCGACAGATCCTGGCTCGGGAGAAGCAGATGAGAGAGGAGGCGGAGAGGGCgaaggaggagatggagaggaGGCTCTTCCAGCTCCAGGACGAGGCACGCTTGGCCAACGAGGCGCTG ATCCGCTCGGAGGAGACGGCGGACCTCCTGGCCGAGAAGGCCCAGATTGCCGAAGAGGAGGCCAAACTGCTGGCCCACAAGGCTGCCGAGGCAGAGCAGGAGCGCCAGCGGCTGGAGGTCACGACCCTGAAGACCAAGGAGGAGAAGCGGCTGATGGAGCAGAAGATGAGGGAGGCCGAGCTGCTGGCAGTGAAGCTGGTGGAAGAGTCAGAGAGACG GTCGAAGGAGGCGGACCACCTCAAGCAGGACCTGAGCGAGGCCAAGGACGCCGAACGTAGAGCCAAGCAGAAGCTGCTGGAAATCACCAAAACCACCTATCCA CTCATTGCCGCGTACTCCAGCCCACCTGCGCCCCCCGACGGCGGGGATCTCAATCCGGAGACGGGGTCCATGCGGAGTGATTTCAAAGACACCGACATGAAGAGACTGTCTATGGAGATCGAGAGGGAGAG GCTCGAGTACATGGAGAAGAGCCGACACCTGCAGGACCAGCTGAAGGAGCTGAAGTCGGAGATCGAGTCCCTGAAGCTGGAGGAGCAGCAGGGCGTGTTCCCCCTGAGAGGCGAGGCCAGGGCGTACCCCGAACCCGCCTACCTGCCCCACGCCACC CGCAATTCCGCCTACATGGATCAAATGTCCTACCTGGAGGAGGTGTGA
- the nf2b gene encoding NF2, moesin-ezrin-radixin like (MERLIN) tumor suppressor b isoform X2, which yields MSILGLKKKQPKTFKVKVITMDADMEFSCEVKWKGKDLFDLVCRTVGLRETWFFGLRYTVKDTYAWLKPEKKVLDQEVPKEYPITFHFLAKFFPEKVEEELVQEITQHLFFLQVKKQILDEEIFCSPEASVLLASYAVQAKYGDYDPNFHKPGFLGQDELLPKRVLMQYQMTPDMWEEKITAWYAEHRGIARDEAEMDYLKIAQDLEMYGVSYFSITQNKKDTELLLGVDAQGLHIYNPNSKLNPNKSFPWSGIRNISYSEKEFTIKPLDKKKEVFKFYSSQLRVNKLILQLCIGNHDLFMRRRKVDSIEVQQMKAQAKEEKARKKMERQILAREKQMREEAERAKEEMERRLFQLQDEARLANEALIRSEETADLLAEKAQIAEEEAKLLAHKAAEAEQERQRLEVTTLKTKEEKRLMEQKMREAELLAVKLVEESERRSKEADHLKQDLSEAKDAERRAKQKLLEITKTTYPLIAAYSSPPAPPDGGDLNPETGSMRSDFKDTDMKRLSMEIERERLEYMEKSRHLQDQLKELKSEIESLKLEEQQGVFPLRGEARAYPEPAYLPHATVGHYDSEVIYI from the exons atgtccattcTGGGCCTGAAGAAGAAACAGCCAAAGACTTTTAAAGTCAAAGTGATCACTATGGACGCAGATATGGAGTTCAGCTGCGAG gtgaagTGGAAAGGCAAGGAtttgtttgatctggtgtgccgCACTGTTGGACTAAGGGAGACCTGGTTCTTTGGGCTTCGGTACACCGTGAAGGACACGTATGCCTGGCTGAAACCAGAGAAGAAG GTTCTGGACCAAGAGGTTCCGAAGGAGTATCCGATCACCTTCCACTTCCTGGCCAAGTTTTTCCCAGAGAAGGTGGAGGAGGAGCTTGTGCAGGAAATCACACAACACCTCTTCTTCCTgcag GTGAAAAAGCAGATATTGGATGAGGAAATCTTCTGCTCACCCGAGGCATCTGTGCTTCTGGCGTCCTACGCGGTTCAGGCCAAG TACGGAGATTATGACCCGAATTTTCACAAGCCGGGGTTCCTGGGACAAGATGAGCTGCTGCCTAAACGA GTTTTGATGCAGTATCAGATGACACCAGACATGTGGGAGGAGAAGATAACCGCTTGGTATGCAGAGCACAGAGGGATTGCCAG gGATGAAGCTGAAatggattatttaaaaatagcacAAGATCTGGAGATGTACGGAGTCAGTTACTTCTCAATCACa CAAAACAAGAAAGACACAGAGCTGCTGCTGGGAGTGGACGCCCAGGGCCTCCACATCTACAACCCCAACAGCAAACTGAACCCCAACAAGTCCTTCCCCTGGAGCGGCATCAGGAACATATCCTACAGTGAGAAGGAG TTCACGATTAAACCCCTGGACAAGAAGAAGGAGGTGTTCAAATTTTACTCCTCACAACTCCGAGTCAACAAACTG ATCTTGCAGCTGTGCATCGGAAACCACGACTTGTTCATGAGGAGGAGGAAGGTGGACTCCATCGAGGTCCAGCAGATGAAGGCCCAGGCCAAGGAGGAGAAGGCCAGGAAGAAG ATGGAGCGACAGATCCTGGCTCGGGAGAAGCAGATGAGAGAGGAGGCGGAGAGGGCgaaggaggagatggagaggaGGCTCTTCCAGCTCCAGGACGAGGCACGCTTGGCCAACGAGGCGCTG ATCCGCTCGGAGGAGACGGCGGACCTCCTGGCCGAGAAGGCCCAGATTGCCGAAGAGGAGGCCAAACTGCTGGCCCACAAGGCTGCCGAGGCAGAGCAGGAGCGCCAGCGGCTGGAGGTCACGACCCTGAAGACCAAGGAGGAGAAGCGGCTGATGGAGCAGAAGATGAGGGAGGCCGAGCTGCTGGCAGTGAAGCTGGTGGAAGAGTCAGAGAGACG GTCGAAGGAGGCGGACCACCTCAAGCAGGACCTGAGCGAGGCCAAGGACGCCGAACGTAGAGCCAAGCAGAAGCTGCTGGAAATCACCAAAACCACCTATCCA CTCATTGCCGCGTACTCCAGCCCACCTGCGCCCCCCGACGGCGGGGATCTCAATCCGGAGACGGGGTCCATGCGGAGTGATTTCAAAGACACCGACATGAAGAGACTGTCTATGGAGATCGAGAGGGAGAG GCTCGAGTACATGGAGAAGAGCCGACACCTGCAGGACCAGCTGAAGGAGCTGAAGTCGGAGATCGAGTCCCTGAAGCTGGAGGAGCAGCAGGGCGTGTTCCCCCTGAGAGGCGAGGCCAGGGCGTACCCCGAACCCGCCTACCTGCCCCACGCCACC GTCGGGCACTATGATTCGGAGGTTATCTACATTTGA